In the Candidatus Omnitrophota bacterium genome, one interval contains:
- a CDS encoding Gfo/Idh/MocA family oxidoreductase, whose product MECKRRTFVKGAGAVAAGALIGTSSSWAGANDRINIAVIGVHGRGNDHIKGHQAQENVEVAAICDPDKRVLAQRAEEFQKNYNKPVKTVVDMRDLFSDPAIDAVSIATPNHWHALATIWACQAGKDVYVEKPGSHNIFEGRKMIEAAYKYRRIVQHGVQLRSSAALQEAVRLLREGVIGEPYLARGLCFRRRPSIGKKPPTWVPEHIDYNLWLGPAKWRPFSENVVHYNWHWHWDFGNGDVGNQGVHETDMCLWGLGVKSLPDKVVAMGGKFLWDDDKETPELLTTNFKFTPENKVVQFETRPWNTNDEGGASVGNIFYGAKGYMVVRGYDEFATFLGDRREPGPKGREGGNHFANFHKAIRSRNMADQNGPVETIHYASAIAHLGNIAYLTGRALDFDPRTERFVGDEDANRYLKRDYRPPFIVPEEV is encoded by the coding sequence ATGGAATGTAAAAGAAGAACTTTTGTAAAAGGCGCTGGCGCCGTCGCGGCGGGCGCTCTCATTGGGACTTCCTCTTCCTGGGCGGGCGCCAACGATCGCATCAACATCGCCGTTATCGGCGTTCATGGACGCGGGAACGATCACATCAAAGGCCACCAGGCGCAAGAGAATGTGGAAGTGGCCGCCATCTGCGATCCCGATAAGCGCGTATTGGCGCAACGCGCCGAGGAATTCCAAAAGAATTACAATAAGCCGGTCAAAACCGTCGTCGATATGCGCGATCTTTTCAGCGATCCCGCCATTGACGCGGTCAGCATCGCCACTCCCAACCATTGGCACGCGCTCGCAACCATATGGGCTTGCCAGGCGGGTAAAGACGTCTACGTCGAAAAACCTGGCTCTCATAATATTTTCGAAGGACGCAAGATGATTGAAGCGGCATACAAATATCGCCGCATCGTGCAGCATGGCGTGCAGCTGCGCAGTTCGGCCGCCTTGCAGGAAGCCGTGCGCCTCTTGCGCGAGGGAGTCATCGGCGAACCCTATCTCGCCCGCGGCCTTTGCTTCCGCCGCCGTCCATCCATCGGTAAAAAGCCGCCGACATGGGTTCCCGAACATATCGACTACAATCTTTGGCTAGGACCGGCCAAGTGGCGTCCATTCTCCGAAAACGTCGTTCATTATAACTGGCATTGGCATTGGGATTTCGGCAACGGCGACGTCGGCAACCAAGGCGTTCATGAAACCGACATGTGCCTTTGGGGATTAGGAGTTAAATCGCTTCCCGATAAAGTGGTCGCCATGGGCGGCAAGTTTCTTTGGGATGACGATAAGGAAACGCCGGAATTGCTAACAACCAACTTTAAATTCACGCCGGAAAACAAAGTCGTCCAATTCGAGACGCGGCCCTGGAACACCAACGACGAAGGGGGCGCCAGCGTGGGGAATATTTTTTACGGCGCAAAAGGGTATATGGTTGTTCGAGGCTATGACGAGTTCGCCACTTTCCTCGGCGACCGGCGCGAACCAGGCCCCAAGGGGAGAGAAGGCGGCAACCATTTCGCCAACTTTCACAAAGCCATTCGCAGCCGCAACATGGCCGATCAGAACGGGCCGGTGGAAACCATCCATTACGCTTCCGCCATCGCCCATCTAGGCAATATCGCCTACCTCACGGGCCGCGCTCTCGATTTCGATCCGCGTACGGAACGCTTTGTCGGCGATGAAGACGCCAATCGCTATCTCAAACGCGATTACCGGCCGCCGTTCATCGTTCCCGAAGAAGTGTAA
- a CDS encoding prepilin-type N-terminal cleavage/methylation domain-containing protein encodes MKKCAFTLIELLIVVAIIGILAAIAVPNFLNAQTRAKIARSVSDCRNLGLAIQSFQVERGMLLIDIWDDDNQTGVDRLNKFFGNIANPSKATRLQRDVMAPITTPVSYMSAIPQDPFLKNPLQAATSETWTGQLDTYTYFDRDPAIPDNPWIHDHNIQGYHPNNQAISRVSPLGDGEFALIGAGPDGGVVQDGFRGMPYESSNGLNSNGNITWRSGGGVDGSL; translated from the coding sequence ATGAAAAAATGCGCATTTACTTTGATTGAGCTGCTCATCGTCGTCGCGATCATCGGCATCCTGGCCGCCATTGCAGTTCCTAATTTTCTCAACGCCCAAACCCGAGCGAAAATCGCCCGCTCGGTTTCCGATTGCCGCAACCTGGGTTTGGCGATTCAATCGTTTCAAGTCGAGCGCGGGATGCTGCTCATCGACATTTGGGACGACGACAACCAAACCGGCGTGGATCGGCTGAACAAATTTTTCGGAAACATCGCCAATCCCAGCAAAGCTACCCGATTGCAGCGCGACGTTATGGCGCCAATCACTACGCCAGTTAGTTATATGTCGGCCATACCCCAGGATCCCTTTTTGAAAAATCCTTTACAAGCAGCGACAAGCGAAACCTGGACGGGACAATTGGATACCTATACGTATTTCGACCGCGATCCCGCCATTCCCGACAATCCATGGATTCACGATCATAACATTCAGGGATATCATCCTAATAACCAGGCGATTTCGCGAGTTTCGCCATTAGGAGATGGAGAATTCGCTTTGATCGGCGCCGGCCCAGACGGCGGCGTCGTGCAAGACGGATTCCGCGGAATGCCCTATGAATCCAGCAATGGTTTAAATAGCAATGGCAATATTACATGGCGTTCCGGCGGCGGAGTGGATGGCAGTTTGTAA
- a CDS encoding glycerate kinase, with protein MKIVLAPNAFKECLSAPEAAAAMARGVLQARGDIDAVCVPLADGGDGTTEALVAARTGDWIEMTASDPLGRPVAVKYGLIDGGKTAVMEMAAASGLWRLTEAEKNPLNTSTRGTGEMMRDALDRGVETIVIGIGGSATTDGGAGMAAALGYRLLDGAGAIVESTGRGMAAVRRIDASSVHAQLKKVEILVASDVTNPLLGPEGAAAVYGPQKGATTEIIPLLEDGLANLAALWEKDMGATIGAMPGGGAAGGLGAGLAAFCGAEIRSGFDLIADYARLNEALDGASLAFTGEGKIDDSTRFGKVPAGVARRAKQKGVPAVVLGGSLCGDLSILHEAGIIAYFSLAPGPITLKEAIENARNHLERTAEQAMRLWLCRS; from the coding sequence ATGAAGATCGTATTGGCGCCCAACGCCTTTAAAGAATGTCTATCCGCTCCCGAAGCGGCCGCCGCCATGGCGCGCGGCGTACTTCAGGCGCGAGGGGATATCGACGCCGTTTGCGTTCCCTTGGCGGACGGCGGAGACGGGACGACGGAAGCGTTGGTAGCCGCCCGTACAGGCGATTGGATCGAGATGACGGCTTCCGATCCTTTGGGGCGGCCTGTCGCCGTAAAATATGGTTTGATTGACGGCGGCAAGACGGCCGTGATGGAAATGGCCGCCGCTTCGGGTTTATGGCGCCTGACGGAAGCGGAAAAAAATCCACTGAATACTTCGACGCGGGGAACCGGCGAAATGATGCGCGACGCGTTGGATCGGGGCGTCGAAACGATCGTCATCGGCATCGGCGGCAGCGCGACCACGGACGGCGGCGCCGGGATGGCCGCAGCGCTTGGCTATCGGTTGCTGGACGGCGCGGGCGCAATAGTGGAATCAACAGGCCGGGGAATGGCGGCGGTGCGGCGGATTGACGCTTCTTCCGTTCACGCCCAATTAAAAAAAGTAGAAATCCTGGTTGCCAGCGACGTAACGAATCCCCTGTTGGGACCGGAAGGAGCAGCGGCCGTTTACGGCCCGCAAAAAGGAGCGACGACGGAAATAATCCCCTTACTAGAAGATGGATTGGCGAATCTAGCGGCGCTCTGGGAAAAGGACATGGGCGCGACCATCGGCGCCATGCCGGGTGGCGGCGCGGCGGGCGGCCTAGGTGCAGGATTGGCGGCGTTTTGCGGCGCGGAAATCCGTTCCGGCTTCGACCTGATCGCCGATTACGCCCGCCTGAACGAGGCGCTCGATGGCGCCAGCCTTGCGTTTACGGGCGAAGGAAAGATCGACGATTCCACTCGTTTCGGTAAAGTTCCCGCCGGAGTAGCGCGCCGGGCAAAACAAAAAGGCGTTCCCGCCGTCGTTCTGGGCGGCAGCCTCTGCGGCGATTTGTCCATCCTTCACGAGGCGGGAATTATCGCCTATTTTTCGCTTGCGCCCGGTCCAATTACTTTGAAAGAGGCAATTGAGAATGCTCGGAATCATTTGGAACGAACGGCGGAACAAGCGATGCGATTGTGGCTCTGCAGGAGTTGA